From a single Mycolicibacterium mengxianglii genomic region:
- the miaB gene encoding tRNA (N6-isopentenyl adenosine(37)-C2)-methylthiotransferase MiaB: MTSTVTQAQPATSAAPASPAVPAGRPRTYQVRTYGCQMNVHDSERLAGLLESAGYLRAADGTDADVVVFNTCAVRENADNKLYGNLSHLAPRKNSEPDMQIAVGGCLAQKDRDSVLRRAPWVDVVFGTHNIGSLPTLLERARHNRQAQVEIVDALEQFPSTLPAARDSAYAAWVSISVGCNNTCTFCIVPSLRGKEVDRRPTDILAEVQALVDQGVLEVTLLGQNVNAYGVSFADPETPRDRGAFAALLRSCGTIDGLERVRFTSPHPAEFTDDVIEAMAQTPNVCPTLHMPLQSGSDRILKAMRRSYRAERYLGIIERVRAAMPHAAITTDLIVGFPGETEEDFQATLDVVAQSRFASAFTFQYSKRPGTPAAELADQVPKAVVQERYDRLIELQERISLEENRAQINRSVELLVAAGEGRKDVHTARMSGRARDGRLVHFAPGAAPVRPGDVVTTVVTGAAPHHLIADGPLLSHRRTQAGDAHEAGRRPRTVGLGLPGLGVPKTPDVTAGCSR; this comes from the coding sequence ATGACTTCGACGGTGACGCAGGCGCAGCCGGCGACTTCAGCCGCTCCAGCGTCACCGGCCGTTCCAGCTGGTCGGCCGCGTACGTACCAGGTCCGCACGTATGGCTGCCAGATGAACGTGCATGACTCCGAGCGGCTGGCCGGGCTCCTGGAGTCGGCCGGTTACCTGCGGGCGGCCGACGGCACCGATGCCGACGTAGTGGTGTTCAACACGTGCGCGGTCCGCGAAAACGCCGACAACAAGCTCTACGGCAACCTCAGCCATCTCGCCCCACGCAAGAACAGCGAACCCGACATGCAGATCGCCGTCGGCGGCTGCCTGGCCCAGAAGGACCGGGATTCCGTGCTGCGTCGCGCCCCCTGGGTCGACGTCGTGTTCGGCACCCACAACATCGGTTCACTGCCCACCCTGCTCGAACGCGCCCGGCACAACCGCCAGGCCCAGGTGGAGATCGTCGACGCGCTCGAGCAGTTTCCGTCGACATTGCCCGCTGCGCGTGATTCCGCTTACGCCGCTTGGGTTTCCATCTCAGTGGGGTGCAACAACACCTGCACCTTTTGCATCGTGCCCTCGCTGCGCGGTAAAGAAGTCGACCGCCGACCCACAGACATCCTGGCCGAGGTTCAGGCGCTCGTCGACCAGGGTGTGCTCGAGGTGACACTGCTGGGCCAGAACGTCAATGCCTACGGCGTGTCCTTCGCCGACCCCGAGACCCCCAGGGATCGTGGCGCATTCGCCGCGCTGCTGCGGTCCTGCGGAACCATCGACGGTCTGGAACGCGTCCGGTTCACCTCGCCGCACCCCGCGGAATTCACCGATGACGTGATCGAGGCGATGGCGCAGACGCCCAATGTCTGCCCCACGTTGCACATGCCGCTGCAGTCCGGCTCGGACCGGATCCTCAAGGCGATGCGCCGCTCCTACCGGGCCGAGCGCTACCTCGGCATCATCGAACGGGTACGTGCCGCCATGCCGCACGCCGCGATCACCACCGACCTGATCGTCGGATTCCCCGGCGAGACCGAAGAGGACTTCCAGGCGACCCTCGATGTCGTGGCACAGTCCCGTTTCGCCAGCGCCTTCACCTTCCAGTACTCCAAGCGTCCCGGAACCCCCGCCGCCGAACTGGCCGACCAGGTGCCCAAAGCCGTTGTGCAGGAACGTTATGACCGTCTGATCGAGCTGCAGGAGCGAATCTCGTTGGAGGAGAACCGCGCCCAGATCAACCGATCCGTGGAGTTGCTGGTCGCCGCGGGGGAGGGGCGCAAGGACGTCCACACCGCCCGGATGAGCGGACGGGCCCGCGACGGCAGATTGGTGCACTTCGCCCCCGGCGCTGCGCCGGTGCGGCCCGGCGACGTGGTGACCACCGTCGTGACCGGGGCCGCCCCGCACCACCTGATCGCCGACGGCCCGCTGCTGAGCCACCGACGCACCCAGGCCGGCGACGCCCACGAGGCGGGTCGCCGGCCGCGCACCGTCGGACTCGGGCTGCCCGGGCTCGGCGTACCGAAAACTCCGGACGTCACTGCGGGGTGCTCGCGATGA
- a CDS encoding amino acid ABC transporter ATP-binding protein, with amino-acid sequence MIAVNGVNKHFGSLHVLKDINLTVARGQVVVVLGPSGSGKSTLCRTINRLETIDSGTIAIDGEELPAEGRKLAQLRSDVGMLFQSFNLFAHKTILENVTLAPVKVRKVSKDKARTEAMALLERVGVANQADKYPAQLSGGQQQRVAIARSLAMNPKVMLFDEPTSALDPEMINEVLDVMTSLARDGMTMVVVTHEMGFARRAANRVVFMSDGAIVEDATPEDFFTNPKSDRAKDFLGKILNH; translated from the coding sequence ATGATCGCCGTGAACGGCGTCAACAAACACTTCGGCAGCCTCCATGTCCTCAAAGACATCAACCTGACGGTGGCGCGCGGGCAGGTCGTCGTGGTGCTCGGCCCGTCCGGCTCCGGCAAGTCCACGCTGTGTCGCACGATCAACCGGCTCGAGACCATCGACTCGGGCACCATCGCCATCGACGGCGAGGAACTGCCCGCCGAGGGACGCAAGCTGGCCCAGCTGCGCTCCGATGTCGGCATGCTGTTCCAGTCGTTCAACCTCTTCGCGCACAAGACCATCCTGGAGAACGTCACACTGGCTCCGGTCAAGGTGCGCAAGGTGAGTAAGGACAAGGCCCGCACCGAGGCGATGGCACTGCTGGAACGCGTGGGGGTGGCCAACCAGGCGGACAAGTACCCCGCCCAGCTGTCCGGCGGTCAGCAGCAGCGGGTGGCGATCGCGCGGTCACTGGCGATGAATCCGAAGGTGATGCTGTTCGACGAGCCGACCAGCGCACTGGATCCCGAGATGATCAACGAGGTGCTCGATGTGATGACGTCGCTGGCGCGCGACGGCATGACGATGGTGGTGGTCACCCACGAGATGGGATTCGCGCGGCGCGCCGCCAACCGGGTGGTGTTCATGTCCGACGGCGCGATCGTCGAGGACGCCACGCCCGAAGATTTCTTCACCAACCCGAAGTCCGATCGTGCCAAGGATTTCCTCGGCAAGATCCTCAACCACTAG
- a CDS encoding glutamate ABC transporter substrate-binding protein, translated as MKMRAMAALAVAVALPLTLSACGGDSGGGESGGGDTISIGTKFDQPGLGLKNPDGTMSGFDVDVATYVAGELGYAPDKIEWVESPSAQRENLIQNGQVQFIAATYSITDARKEKVDFAGPYLITGQSLLVRADNADITGPASLENNKKLCSVSGSTPAQKIKDEYPGVQLQQYDTYSACIEALKNGAIDAVTTDETILAGYAAQTPGAFKIVGDTFSEEKYGVGLKKDDSELRTKINDALEKMESSGAWKEAFDKNLGPAGITAPQPPAVDRY; from the coding sequence ATGAAGATGCGTGCAATGGCAGCTCTTGCTGTTGCCGTAGCCCTCCCCTTGACTCTGAGCGCCTGTGGCGGTGACAGCGGCGGCGGCGAAAGCGGTGGCGGGGACACGATTTCCATCGGCACCAAGTTCGACCAGCCCGGCCTGGGTCTGAAAAACCCCGACGGCACGATGAGCGGCTTCGACGTCGACGTCGCCACCTATGTCGCGGGCGAATTGGGGTACGCACCGGACAAGATCGAATGGGTGGAGTCCCCGTCGGCGCAGCGGGAGAACCTGATCCAGAACGGCCAGGTCCAGTTCATCGCGGCCACCTACTCGATCACCGACGCCCGCAAGGAGAAGGTGGACTTCGCCGGCCCGTATCTGATCACCGGCCAGAGCCTGCTGGTGCGCGCCGACAACGCCGACATCACCGGCCCGGCGTCGCTGGAGAACAACAAGAAGCTGTGCTCGGTCTCGGGGTCCACCCCGGCGCAGAAGATCAAGGATGAGTACCCCGGCGTACAGCTGCAGCAGTACGACACGTATTCGGCGTGCATCGAAGCGCTCAAGAACGGCGCGATCGACGCGGTGACCACCGACGAGACCATCCTGGCCGGTTACGCCGCCCAGACCCCGGGGGCCTTCAAGATCGTCGGCGACACCTTCTCCGAGGAGAAGTACGGGGTCGGCCTGAAGAAGGACGACAGCGAACTGCGCACCAAGATCAATGACGCGCTGGAGAAGATGGAGTCCAGCGGCGCCTGGAAGGAAGCGTTCGACAAGAACCTCGGCCCGGCCGGTATCACTGCACCGCAACCGCCGGCCGTCGACCGGTACTGA
- a CDS encoding amino acid ABC transporter permease, which produces MEVFTEYRDEIFAAFWITIKLTVYSGIGALILGTVLAAMRLAPVPMLNWIGTSYVNVVRNTPLTLIILFCSFGLSQTLGITLVDSQSPTSIDDSNFRLAVLGLTLYTASFVCETVRSGVNTVPLGQAEAARSLGFTFSQNLRIIMLPQAFRSVIIPMGSVLIALTKNTTIASAIGVAEAALLMKEMIENTAALILVGTIFATGFVILTLPLGLFFGWLGKRMAVAR; this is translated from the coding sequence GTGGAGGTTTTCACCGAGTACCGCGATGAGATATTCGCGGCGTTCTGGATCACCATCAAGCTGACGGTGTACTCGGGCATCGGCGCCCTGATCCTCGGCACGGTGCTGGCCGCGATGCGGCTGGCACCGGTGCCGATGCTCAACTGGATCGGCACCTCGTACGTCAACGTGGTGCGCAACACCCCGCTGACGCTGATCATCCTGTTCTGTTCGTTCGGGCTGTCCCAGACGCTGGGCATCACCTTGGTGGATTCGCAGTCCCCGACGTCGATCGACGACAGCAACTTCCGCCTCGCGGTTCTGGGGCTGACGCTCTACACCGCATCGTTCGTGTGTGAAACGGTGCGCTCGGGAGTGAACACGGTGCCGTTGGGGCAGGCCGAGGCCGCCCGCTCACTGGGTTTCACCTTCAGCCAGAATCTGCGAATCATCATGCTCCCGCAGGCTTTTCGCTCGGTGATCATCCCCATGGGCTCGGTACTCATCGCGTTGACGAAGAACACCACCATCGCTTCGGCGATCGGCGTCGCCGAGGCGGCGTTGCTCATGAAGGAGATGATCGAGAACACCGCGGCTCTGATCCTGGTCGGCACCATCTTCGCCACCGGGTTCGTGATCCTGACGTTGCCGTTGGGTCTGTTCTTCGGCTGGCTCGGTAAGCGGATGGCGGTGGCACGGTGA
- a CDS encoding amino acid ABC transporter permease, whose protein sequence is MSGASVLFDAPGPRARIRNRIFNGVTVVVLVIIAWLVVGKLADRGQLTAAKWEPFLTANLWKTYVLPGIQGTLTAAAISIVLAVILGFLLGVGRMSHVTPLRVACAVFVEFFRAVPVLIMMIFAYFLYAQYDVFPSRQLALAGVVTGLTLYNSAVIAEIVRAGINAVPRGQAEAASALGLSWGQTMRTILLPQAVTSMLPVLVSQLVVVLKDTAIGYQITFVEMVRQGTQVGSSYGNYIPALIVIAVLMISVNFTLSVAATRLERRLRHSKKAPPTLDAQAIEQEGAPGVAVKTAD, encoded by the coding sequence ATGAGCGGGGCCTCGGTACTGTTCGACGCCCCCGGCCCGCGGGCGCGGATCCGTAATCGGATCTTCAACGGGGTCACCGTCGTGGTGCTGGTGATCATCGCCTGGCTGGTGGTGGGCAAGCTCGCTGACCGGGGTCAGCTGACTGCGGCCAAGTGGGAGCCGTTCCTCACCGCCAACTTGTGGAAGACCTATGTGCTGCCCGGCATCCAGGGCACGCTCACCGCGGCGGCGATCTCGATCGTGCTGGCGGTGATCCTGGGCTTTCTCCTCGGCGTCGGCCGGATGTCGCATGTCACGCCGCTGCGCGTGGCATGTGCGGTGTTCGTCGAGTTCTTCCGCGCCGTGCCAGTGCTGATCATGATGATCTTCGCGTACTTCTTGTACGCGCAGTACGACGTGTTCCCGTCCAGGCAGCTGGCACTGGCCGGTGTGGTGACCGGTCTCACGCTCTACAACAGCGCGGTGATCGCCGAGATCGTCCGGGCCGGGATCAACGCCGTTCCCCGGGGTCAGGCCGAAGCGGCGTCGGCGCTGGGGTTGAGTTGGGGACAGACCATGCGAACCATCCTGCTGCCGCAGGCGGTCACCTCGATGCTGCCGGTGTTGGTGTCCCAGCTGGTGGTGGTGCTCAAGGACACCGCGATCGGCTACCAGATCACCTTTGTCGAGATGGTGCGCCAGGGCACGCAGGTCGGCTCGTCGTACGGCAACTACATTCCCGCCCTGATCGTCATCGCGGTCCTGATGATCTCCGTCAACTTCACCTTGTCCGTGGCCGCCACCCGGCTGGAACGCCGGTTGCGTCATTCCAAGAAAGCACCGCCCACACTCGACGCCCAGGCCATTGAGCAGGAGGGCGCTCCCGGGGTGGCGGTCAAGACCGCAGATTGA
- a CDS encoding TIGR03560 family F420-dependent LLM class oxidoreductase codes for MHVSAKLAPTFDYPVLERFWRAADELGFHGVYDYDHFYGLLDSTAPTLEGWTTLAAMAAVTKRARIGCLVSSVTFRNPAVLAKMAVTVDHISAGRLDFGIGAGWHEAEHRGYGLDYPGPGARVAMLDEALTIIRALWTESSVSFAGRFFTVEDALGEPKPVQQPHPPIIIGGSGPKMLRVIARHADEWNMPVQGDAQEWAQVSARLDEACAEVGRDPKQIRRSVQLFLHPQQEGQVDEQLSRLPLFEELGCQHAVLSFYQPPTHEQLLRALPV; via the coding sequence ATGCACGTTTCGGCGAAACTGGCGCCCACGTTCGACTATCCGGTCCTGGAGCGATTCTGGCGCGCCGCAGACGAACTCGGTTTTCACGGTGTCTACGACTACGACCATTTCTACGGTCTGCTGGACAGCACCGCTCCGACTCTGGAGGGGTGGACCACCCTGGCGGCGATGGCGGCGGTCACCAAACGGGCCAGGATCGGCTGCCTCGTCAGCAGTGTCACCTTCCGCAACCCGGCGGTACTGGCCAAGATGGCCGTCACGGTGGACCACATCAGCGCAGGTCGGCTGGACTTCGGGATCGGGGCGGGCTGGCATGAGGCCGAGCACCGTGGCTACGGGCTGGACTATCCCGGTCCCGGCGCCCGCGTCGCGATGCTCGACGAAGCGTTGACCATCATCCGCGCGCTGTGGACCGAATCGTCGGTCAGTTTCGCCGGCCGCTTCTTCACCGTCGAGGACGCCCTCGGCGAACCCAAGCCGGTGCAGCAGCCGCACCCGCCGATCATCATCGGCGGGTCGGGGCCCAAGATGCTGCGGGTCATCGCCCGCCACGCCGACGAATGGAATATGCCGGTCCAGGGTGACGCCCAGGAATGGGCACAGGTCAGTGCCCGCCTGGACGAGGCGTGCGCGGAGGTCGGACGCGACCCGAAGCAGATCCGGCGCTCGGTACAGCTGTTCCTGCATCCGCAGCAGGAGGGACAGGTCGACGAACAGCTGAGTCGGCTACCGCTTTTCGAGGAGCTCGGCTGCCAGCACGCGGTGTTGTCGTTCTACCAGCCGCCGACACACGAACAGCTGCTCAGGGCCTTGCCGGTGTGA
- a CDS encoding LysR family transcriptional regulator — protein sequence MELRHLRYFVTVAEELNFGRAAERLHIAGPSLSQQIKVLERDLKVRLLDRDRRAVSLTPAGAALLPHIRALVDQADEMRREATGMTSTAPIRLGYVAWYPIDWAERTATVANLQVDNWVMPSHIQAARVAEGSLDLAICWVQTTGLESSGLGAHLIGMDRLYAVSVGADESPVRARDVMVLLDADGESWQSWNRYGELFAEESGAATLDIADGGITGPTFFEHVRRTRRPVLNSPMGQTAQLPRDLVRRPIIKPAPMWTWSLVWRLDDDRTAVHAVIDALTRGVLTSQPDGEKGWLPPDDPFGTTPDLS from the coding sequence GTGGAGCTGAGACACCTGCGCTACTTCGTGACCGTCGCCGAAGAGCTGAATTTCGGCAGGGCTGCGGAACGGCTGCACATCGCGGGTCCGTCGCTCTCGCAGCAGATCAAGGTGCTCGAACGTGATCTGAAAGTGCGTTTGCTCGACCGGGATCGGCGGGCTGTGTCCCTCACGCCGGCCGGTGCCGCACTGCTGCCCCATATTCGGGCATTGGTCGATCAGGCAGACGAGATGCGCCGAGAAGCGACGGGCATGACCTCCACGGCGCCGATTCGTCTGGGATACGTGGCCTGGTACCCCATCGATTGGGCGGAACGTACTGCGACAGTGGCGAATCTGCAAGTGGACAACTGGGTCATGCCGTCGCATATTCAGGCTGCACGTGTCGCGGAGGGCAGCCTCGACCTTGCTATCTGCTGGGTGCAGACCACCGGCTTGGAAAGCTCCGGACTCGGGGCGCACCTGATCGGAATGGACCGTCTCTACGCGGTGAGCGTTGGCGCCGACGAGTCCCCAGTGCGGGCCAGAGACGTCATGGTACTGCTCGACGCAGATGGAGAGAGTTGGCAATCGTGGAACCGCTACGGAGAACTGTTCGCAGAGGAATCCGGTGCGGCCACGCTGGATATCGCCGACGGTGGGATCACTGGGCCCACGTTCTTCGAACACGTGCGCCGCACGCGGCGTCCCGTTCTGAACTCTCCTATGGGGCAGACCGCGCAATTGCCCCGCGATCTTGTCCGCCGCCCGATCATCAAGCCCGCCCCGATGTGGACGTGGTCGCTGGTGTGGCGACTCGACGATGATCGGACAGCGGTGCACGCAGTCATAGATGCGCTCACGCGTGGCGTGCTCACCTCGCAACCAGACGGCGAGAAGGGATGGCTACCTCCCGATGATCCGTTCGGGACTACACCAGATCTGTCGTGA
- a CDS encoding SDR family oxidoreductase produces MRQDANDMTDASTLKKVLITGAGTGFGYEVAMRLAEKGFDVVAVVEIYGQVQTLKRQAAERGVTLQVEKLDVTNEGDRRKALDWGIEILVNNAGVGEGGSTVDIPEANIRHQFEVNVTGPLLLTQGIAKQMAKRGAGRIVWVSSREGLNVNPFTGLYSASKHAVEAIAESMKDELQEFGVEVATMNPGPFLTGFNDRIFQTWESWLDDPAQRLFDYSELAFPRAQFNPEPVYTTLTALAAGEIDTYRNLEPKSMIEETKSLIMAPWDKKTTDGLGTRNEGIQRAYDMTPEQLRDDQDPIPSP; encoded by the coding sequence ATGAGACAGGACGCCAACGACATGACAGATGCCTCTACCCTCAAGAAAGTACTGATCACCGGTGCGGGCACTGGTTTCGGCTACGAGGTCGCAATGCGCCTGGCCGAGAAGGGCTTTGACGTGGTGGCTGTGGTGGAAATCTACGGGCAGGTGCAAACACTCAAAAGGCAAGCCGCGGAGCGGGGCGTGACACTTCAGGTCGAGAAACTCGACGTGACGAACGAGGGAGATCGACGCAAGGCGCTCGACTGGGGTATCGAAATCCTCGTGAACAACGCCGGAGTCGGCGAAGGCGGGTCGACCGTCGACATCCCAGAGGCCAACATCCGCCACCAGTTCGAGGTCAATGTGACCGGTCCCCTGCTACTCACGCAGGGCATCGCCAAACAGATGGCCAAGCGCGGCGCGGGACGCATTGTGTGGGTCTCATCGCGGGAAGGACTCAACGTCAACCCATTCACCGGCCTCTACTCGGCGTCCAAGCACGCAGTCGAAGCAATAGCGGAGAGCATGAAGGACGAACTGCAAGAGTTCGGCGTTGAGGTCGCGACGATGAACCCTGGACCATTCCTGACCGGGTTCAACGACCGCATCTTCCAGACCTGGGAAAGCTGGTTGGATGACCCCGCCCAGCGGTTGTTCGACTATTCCGAGTTGGCGTTCCCACGTGCACAGTTCAACCCCGAGCCGGTCTACACAACGTTGACCGCTCTCGCCGCCGGGGAGATCGACACCTACCGAAATCTGGAACCGAAGTCCATGATCGAAGAAACGAAGAGCTTGATCATGGCGCCTTGGGACAAGAAGACGACCGACGGCCTCGGAACCCGTAACGAGGGAATCCAGAGAGCGTACGACATGACCCCCGAGCAACTACGTGACGACCAGGACCCAATCCCCTCGCCCTGA
- a CDS encoding tautomerase family protein: MPLIYINYPEGMFPEGAIDALADDITTAGLECEGLPNTPFVRSTTWVYANEFPAGRVYHGGKPGGTKVISFEVNIVDGGLDAEAKKKLIASITDSVRKYADIPADERVPAYVLIRDVPAQDWGLFGVPVVLDDLRNPPDGEKPV; the protein is encoded by the coding sequence ATGCCACTGATCTATATCAACTACCCGGAGGGGATGTTCCCCGAGGGCGCGATCGACGCGCTTGCCGACGACATCACGACAGCCGGACTCGAGTGCGAGGGGCTGCCGAACACGCCCTTCGTCCGTAGCACCACCTGGGTCTACGCCAATGAGTTTCCTGCCGGACGGGTCTATCACGGCGGAAAGCCCGGCGGGACGAAGGTCATCAGCTTCGAGGTCAATATCGTCGACGGCGGCTTGGACGCCGAGGCGAAGAAGAAACTGATCGCGTCTATCACCGACAGCGTGCGCAAGTATGCGGATATCCCGGCAGATGAGCGCGTACCCGCCTATGTCCTGATTCGAGATGTCCCGGCTCAGGACTGGGGTCTGTTCGGAGTGCCGGTGGTGCTCGATGACCTGCGCAATCCGCCGGACGGTGAAAAGCCGGTCTAA
- a CDS encoding alcohol dehydrogenase catalytic domain-containing protein, producing the protein MRAVQMDDFRKRLVVRDVPIAEIGDDDALIRVTASGVCRTDWHVWNGDWTWIGLHPPLPTTLGHEIGGVVESVGSKVTGLSVGTRVTVPFNFACGGCRYCRKGLQNLCDNWVWPFLLDGSGGFAEYVRVPNANLNCIPLPSEVTDLDAAVLGCRYMTAYRQVRTRASVRAGETVTVVGLGGVGLAAVEIASALGAQVIAVDKQPDRLLEATKLGAMEVIASEHLTPAEVGEQVQAINGGIGSEVSIDAVGMNDATLAALESLQKGGRLATVGLTTRGEDGNLTIPIDKMVAKEWSISGSLGNPHADYPELLAMIQNGKLAPHQHVRQEIGFDDVQGVFDVLPDFGTRGYVVITKF; encoded by the coding sequence ATGCGCGCTGTGCAGATGGATGATTTCCGAAAACGACTGGTGGTACGTGATGTACCCATTGCAGAGATCGGCGATGACGACGCACTGATCCGCGTCACCGCGTCGGGAGTCTGTCGCACCGACTGGCACGTATGGAACGGCGACTGGACATGGATCGGGCTCCATCCTCCGTTGCCTACGACGTTGGGTCATGAGATCGGCGGCGTGGTCGAGAGCGTGGGCAGCAAGGTGACTGGGCTGTCGGTCGGCACACGTGTAACTGTGCCGTTCAACTTCGCGTGCGGTGGGTGCCGTTACTGCAGGAAGGGTCTGCAGAATCTGTGTGACAACTGGGTGTGGCCGTTCCTGCTTGACGGCTCTGGCGGTTTCGCCGAGTACGTCCGCGTCCCCAACGCCAACCTGAACTGCATTCCCCTCCCAAGTGAGGTCACCGATCTCGATGCGGCGGTGCTGGGTTGTCGTTACATGACGGCCTACCGTCAAGTGCGCACACGAGCTTCCGTTCGTGCCGGGGAGACCGTGACGGTTGTGGGCCTCGGTGGTGTGGGCTTGGCAGCAGTCGAGATCGCGTCCGCTCTGGGTGCGCAGGTCATCGCAGTCGACAAGCAGCCGGATCGGCTGCTCGAGGCGACCAAGCTCGGCGCGATGGAAGTGATTGCATCAGAGCACCTGACCCCGGCGGAAGTCGGTGAGCAGGTGCAGGCGATCAACGGCGGCATCGGTTCGGAAGTGTCAATTGACGCGGTCGGGATGAACGACGCAACGCTGGCAGCCCTCGAGTCGCTCCAAAAGGGCGGTCGATTGGCCACGGTCGGGCTGACCACGCGCGGCGAGGACGGCAATCTCACGATCCCCATCGACAAGATGGTGGCCAAGGAATGGTCGATCTCGGGCAGTCTCGGCAATCCGCACGCGGATTACCCCGAACTGCTTGCCATGATCCAGAACGGGAAACTTGCTCCCCACCAACATGTTCGGCAAGAAATCGGTTTCGACGATGTGCAGGGTGTCTTCGACGTGCTGCCCGACTTCGGAACCCGCGGCTACGTCGTCATCACCAAATTCTGA
- a CDS encoding LysR family transcriptional regulator yields MEFRQLRYFVAVAEELNIGRASQRLHISAPSLSQQIIALENDLGVQLFDRSRQGVSLTSTGTALLSRTRALLDNADDLSERIASVRTESPVRLGYVVWCPSDWAERVAGVAQMAIDVWTCPSHMLAVRVAEGTLDLAICWVQTSDLETLGLEAYLLATEEISALSTGADSSRVEAADAVVLSDSRNDSWSSWNRYATLFAQETGAALEDINDGGITGTAFFNHVRRLQRPVLNSPVGQSMPSPRDLHRRQLIAPTPLWTWSLVVRRDCDRPSVQAVIKALIRDVQHPELTEGQHWLPPEDPHRRP; encoded by the coding sequence ATGGAGTTCAGGCAGCTGCGTTACTTCGTGGCGGTCGCCGAAGAATTGAACATCGGCCGCGCATCCCAACGCCTGCACATCTCGGCTCCGTCGCTCTCCCAACAGATCATCGCACTCGAGAACGACCTCGGTGTGCAGCTGTTCGACCGAAGCAGGCAAGGAGTCAGCCTGACCTCGACAGGGACAGCGCTGCTGTCCAGGACGCGGGCACTGCTCGACAACGCCGACGATCTCAGTGAGCGTATCGCCAGCGTCCGAACAGAATCGCCAGTTCGGCTCGGGTACGTGGTGTGGTGTCCATCCGATTGGGCCGAGCGCGTCGCCGGCGTCGCGCAGATGGCCATTGACGTGTGGACGTGCCCGTCGCACATGCTGGCGGTACGGGTGGCCGAAGGCACTCTCGACTTGGCCATCTGTTGGGTGCAGACCTCGGATCTGGAAACCTTGGGTCTTGAGGCGTATCTGTTGGCGACCGAGGAAATCTCCGCGTTGAGCACAGGAGCGGACTCCTCACGAGTCGAAGCGGCCGATGCGGTGGTGTTGAGCGACAGCAGAAATGACAGCTGGTCGTCGTGGAACCGGTACGCCACCTTGTTCGCGCAGGAAACGGGCGCCGCCCTGGAAGACATCAACGACGGCGGCATCACCGGCACGGCGTTCTTCAACCATGTCCGGCGGCTCCAGAGGCCGGTGTTGAATTCTCCAGTGGGACAGTCCATGCCATCTCCGCGCGATCTACACCGGCGCCAGCTCATCGCACCCACACCGCTGTGGACGTGGTCGCTTGTCGTCCGCCGAGATTGCGACCGCCCTTCGGTACAAGCGGTCATCAAGGCGTTGATCCGGGATGTGCAGCATCCTGAGCTCACCGAAGGCCAGCATTGGTTGCCGCCTGAGGACCCGCACCGCCGGCCATAG